The following coding sequences lie in one Hyalangium ruber genomic window:
- a CDS encoding hydroxyacid-oxoacid transhydrogenase codes for MDCCHYHFAGEGCDSAFTVDTSRITFGRGCLNEVGDRARALGMKRVALFSDERLARLPHFQKMHQSLLAAGLDVAVYTAVRIEPTDQSFLEAARFAAETRPDGYVSLGGGSVIDTCKAANLYATHPADFLAYVNAPVGEGRPVPGPLKPHIACPTTSGTGSEVTGITICDLLSLQAKTGIASPALRPTEALIDPDCTASLPSEVVAASGLDVLSHALESYTARPYVRRPAPARPSLRPMSQGANPWSDLGCREALRLMGLYLERGVADAQDHEAREQLMWAATLAGIAFGNAGVHAPHGMAYAVAGLVRDFRPSGYPQDEPMVPHGMSVIVNAPAVFRYTAEVSPERHLEAARCLGAEARGASPGDAGEVLAGKLIQIMRAVGMPNGLSGVGYSEADVTALTEGAYPQQRLLQNAPREMSRPVLTQLFRQALSYW; via the coding sequence ATGGACTGCTGCCACTACCACTTCGCCGGCGAAGGCTGCGACAGCGCCTTCACCGTGGACACCTCGCGCATCACCTTCGGCCGTGGCTGCCTGAACGAAGTAGGCGATCGCGCCCGGGCGCTGGGGATGAAGCGCGTGGCCCTGTTCTCGGACGAGCGACTGGCCCGGCTGCCGCACTTCCAGAAGATGCACCAGTCCTTGCTCGCGGCCGGCCTGGACGTGGCCGTCTACACCGCGGTGCGCATCGAGCCCACGGACCAGTCCTTCCTGGAGGCAGCGCGGTTCGCGGCGGAGACGCGGCCGGATGGCTACGTCTCCCTGGGCGGAGGCTCGGTCATCGACACCTGCAAGGCCGCCAACCTCTACGCCACCCACCCGGCGGATTTCCTGGCCTACGTCAACGCGCCCGTGGGCGAGGGACGCCCGGTGCCCGGCCCGCTCAAGCCGCACATCGCCTGCCCCACCACCTCGGGAACGGGCAGCGAAGTTACAGGCATCACCATCTGCGATCTGCTCTCGCTGCAGGCGAAGACCGGCATCGCCTCTCCGGCGCTGCGCCCCACCGAAGCGCTCATCGATCCAGATTGCACCGCGAGCCTGCCCAGCGAGGTGGTCGCCGCGAGCGGACTGGACGTGCTCTCCCACGCGTTGGAGTCCTACACCGCGCGACCCTACGTACGCCGCCCCGCCCCGGCCAGACCGAGCCTGCGGCCCATGAGCCAGGGCGCCAACCCGTGGAGCGATCTCGGCTGCCGCGAGGCGCTGCGCCTCATGGGCCTGTATCTGGAGCGAGGAGTAGCGGACGCACAGGACCACGAGGCCCGCGAGCAATTGATGTGGGCCGCCACGCTGGCCGGCATCGCGTTCGGAAACGCCGGAGTGCATGCGCCGCACGGCATGGCCTATGCCGTCGCCGGTCTGGTGCGTGACTTCCGGCCCTCGGGCTATCCCCAAGACGAGCCGATGGTGCCGCACGGCATGTCCGTCATCGTCAATGCCCCGGCCGTGTTCCGCTACACCGCCGAGGTGAGCCCCGAGCGCCACCTGGAAGCCGCGCGGTGCCTGGGCGCGGAGGCGCGCGGCGCCTCGCCCGGAGACGCCGGAGAGGTGCTCGCGGGCAAGCTGATCCAGATCATGCGCGCGGTGGGCATGCCCAACGGACTGAGCGGAGTCGGCTACAGCGAAGCCGATGTCACCGCCCTCACGGAGGGCGCCTATCCGCAGCAGCGCCTGCTCCAGAATGCTCCCCGAGAGATGAGCAGGCCCGTCCTCACCCAATTGTTCCGCCAGGCGCTGAGCTACTGGTAA
- a CDS encoding cystathionine gamma-synthase: MRFDTLAIHAGQEPDPTTGAIMTPVYMTSTYVQDGPGEHKGFEYSRTHNPTRNALQECLAALEGAKYGAAFASGLAATDVLMHMLDAGDHVVVSDDVYGGTFRIFDKVFKRLGLNFSFVDLSQPDTFAAAITPKTKMVWVESPTNPMLKLIDLARIAEVAKKHNIISVADNTFMTPYFQRPLDLGFDVVTHSTTKYLNGHSDVIGGFTGTSRQDIAERMYFLQNAVGGVPGPMDSFLVLRGLKTLHVRMERHAQNAMKMAQYLVTHPKVQKVTYPGLETHPQHALARKQMKGFGGMLTFDIKGGLEAARTFLKRVKVFACAESLGGVESLIEHPAIMTHASVPKETREKLGIADGFIRLSVGIEDSQDLIDDVAQAFDAVK; this comes from the coding sequence ATGCGCTTCGACACGCTCGCCATCCATGCCGGCCAGGAGCCGGATCCCACCACTGGCGCCATCATGACGCCGGTCTACATGACCTCCACCTACGTCCAGGACGGCCCGGGAGAGCACAAGGGCTTCGAGTACAGCCGGACGCACAACCCCACGCGCAATGCCCTGCAGGAGTGCCTGGCCGCGCTCGAGGGCGCGAAGTACGGCGCTGCGTTCGCCTCGGGGCTGGCGGCCACGGATGTGCTGATGCACATGCTGGACGCGGGCGACCACGTCGTCGTCTCGGATGACGTGTACGGCGGCACCTTCCGCATCTTCGACAAGGTGTTCAAGCGCCTGGGGCTGAACTTCTCCTTCGTGGACCTGTCGCAGCCGGACACCTTCGCGGCGGCCATCACCCCGAAGACGAAGATGGTGTGGGTGGAGAGCCCCACCAACCCGATGCTCAAGCTCATCGACCTGGCGCGGATCGCCGAGGTGGCCAAGAAGCACAACATCATCTCGGTGGCGGACAACACCTTCATGACGCCGTACTTCCAGCGCCCGCTGGACCTGGGGTTCGACGTCGTCACCCACTCGACGACGAAGTACCTCAACGGCCACAGCGACGTGATTGGCGGGTTCACTGGCACGAGCCGCCAGGACATCGCCGAGCGGATGTACTTCCTGCAGAACGCGGTGGGCGGCGTGCCCGGGCCGATGGACAGCTTCCTGGTGCTGCGCGGCCTGAAGACGCTGCACGTGCGCATGGAGCGCCACGCGCAGAACGCGATGAAGATGGCGCAGTACCTGGTCACGCACCCCAAGGTGCAGAAGGTGACCTACCCGGGCCTGGAGACGCACCCGCAGCACGCGCTGGCGCGCAAGCAGATGAAGGGCTTCGGCGGGATGCTGACCTTCGACATCAAGGGCGGGCTGGAGGCGGCGCGCACGTTCCTCAAGCGGGTGAAGGTGTTCGCCTGCGCCGAGTCGCTCGGCGGGGTGGAGTCCCTCATCGAGCACCCGGCCATCATGACGCACGCCTCGGTGCCGAAGGAGACGCGCGAGAAGCTGGGCATCGCCGATGGCTTCATCCGCCTCTCGGTGGGCATCGAAGACTCGCAGGACCTCATCGACGACGTGGCCCAGGCGTTCGACGCGGTGAAGTAG
- a CDS encoding lanthionine synthetase C family protein, whose protein sequence is MAEQARQAVVEIATALASSPAPEPREDDPTLASGAAGQAVLFAALAAVLPELGHAERAVALLDRAFDGIGAGGFGPELYAGYTGVGWAAEFLRGRLLASDEDHGADVDEALDEVLSASPPPGAHDLVRGLVGLGVYARERLPAPAARRTLERIVRHLGAMARHEGPGCCWPAEDARVADVGVAHGTAGVVAFLAACWREGVSEARPLMDGAVSWLLAHRLPLDGETRFPAFVALRADGPPPKPTRSAWCYGDPGVALALLSAARATGDVSWEREALEAARAAARRPMGHTQVVDAGLCHGAAGLGHLFHRLYQATGEDTFAHAARGWFTRTLAMRKPGEGIAGYLAFAPTHGSWHADPGLLTGAAGVALALLSAAWPIPSSWDRMLLADLPLVAS, encoded by the coding sequence ATGGCGGAGCAGGCACGGCAGGCGGTCGTGGAGATCGCCACCGCCCTCGCGTCATCTCCTGCTCCAGAGCCCCGGGAGGATGATCCCACGCTGGCCTCGGGCGCCGCGGGGCAGGCGGTGTTGTTCGCCGCGCTGGCGGCTGTGCTGCCCGAGCTCGGCCACGCTGAACGCGCGGTGGCGCTTCTGGATCGTGCTTTCGATGGCATTGGCGCTGGGGGATTCGGCCCGGAGTTGTACGCGGGCTATACGGGCGTGGGCTGGGCAGCCGAGTTCCTCCGGGGCCGGCTGCTTGCCTCGGACGAGGACCACGGTGCCGATGTGGATGAGGCCTTGGACGAGGTGCTCTCCGCGTCTCCTCCGCCAGGCGCGCATGATCTGGTTCGAGGGTTGGTGGGGCTCGGCGTGTACGCCCGAGAGCGGCTCCCTGCGCCGGCTGCCAGGCGGACCCTGGAGCGCATCGTTCGCCACCTGGGGGCCATGGCCAGGCACGAAGGTCCGGGCTGCTGCTGGCCCGCTGAGGATGCTCGGGTCGCGGACGTGGGAGTCGCGCATGGCACGGCGGGAGTGGTGGCCTTCCTCGCAGCGTGTTGGCGAGAGGGCGTGAGCGAGGCGCGTCCGCTCATGGACGGGGCCGTGAGCTGGTTGTTGGCCCATCGGCTTCCTCTGGATGGGGAGACGCGCTTCCCGGCCTTCGTGGCTCTGCGGGCCGACGGTCCGCCTCCGAAGCCCACCCGCTCTGCCTGGTGCTATGGCGATCCTGGGGTGGCGCTTGCGCTGCTCTCGGCGGCCCGTGCCACGGGCGATGTCTCGTGGGAGAGGGAAGCATTGGAGGCGGCTCGCGCGGCAGCTCGGCGTCCCATGGGCCACACCCAGGTTGTCGATGCCGGGCTGTGTCACGGCGCGGCGGGGCTGGGACACCTCTTTCATCGCCTCTATCAGGCCACGGGAGAGGACACCTTCGCTCACGCGGCGCGAGGCTGGTTCACGCGCACGCTCGCGATGCGTAAACCAGGAGAGGGTATCGCTGGGTACCTCGCGTTCGCGCCTACCCATGGCTCCTGGCACGCCGATCCAGGGCTGTTGACGGGGGCGGCGGGTGTTGCGCTCGCGCTCTTGTCCGCCGCCTGGCCGATTCCTTCCTCTTGGGATCGAATGCTGCTCGCCGATCTGCCCCTCGTTGCTTCGTGA
- a CDS encoding aminoglycoside phosphotransferase family protein — protein MELEAALRDQVGKAIGRPVPNAPIKKLKGDASNRSYYRVGAPPESWVVMVMPLDATKKSEEATKGEPPKELPFINVHRYLEKLGVRVPRIIRYDEPAGMMVLEDLTDLTFEAALEGGKRQEELYTRAVELLARLRVEAERRPDPECLAFTRAFDEDLYDWELHHFREWGLEAWSGKKPTDAERAELDRTFREISHTLAAAPRGFTHRDYQSRNIMVKDGELVVIDFQDALQGPRQYDLVALLRDSYVELDRDFVDTMLDRYIDAFEKAGGGRIERAAFKEFFDLLTIQRKLKDAGRFEFINRVKGNPGFLVSIPASLRYVKAAFARRPELRKLQELISKYVPELSA, from the coding sequence ATGGAACTCGAGGCCGCCCTGCGCGACCAGGTGGGCAAGGCCATTGGCCGGCCCGTTCCCAACGCCCCCATCAAGAAGCTGAAGGGGGATGCCAGCAACCGCTCCTACTACCGCGTCGGCGCCCCCCCGGAGAGCTGGGTGGTGATGGTGATGCCGCTGGATGCGACGAAGAAGAGCGAGGAGGCCACCAAGGGTGAGCCTCCCAAGGAGCTGCCCTTCATCAACGTCCACCGCTACCTGGAGAAGCTGGGTGTGCGGGTGCCGCGCATCATCCGCTACGACGAGCCGGCGGGGATGATGGTGCTGGAGGACCTGACGGACCTCACCTTCGAGGCGGCGCTGGAGGGCGGCAAGCGGCAGGAGGAGCTCTACACGCGGGCGGTGGAGCTGCTGGCGCGCCTGCGCGTCGAGGCCGAGCGCCGGCCGGATCCGGAGTGCCTGGCCTTCACCCGCGCCTTCGACGAGGACCTGTACGACTGGGAGCTGCACCACTTCCGCGAGTGGGGCCTCGAGGCGTGGAGCGGCAAGAAGCCCACCGATGCCGAGCGCGCCGAGCTGGATCGCACCTTCCGGGAGATCTCCCACACGCTGGCGGCCGCTCCGCGTGGCTTCACCCACCGCGACTACCAGAGCCGCAACATCATGGTGAAGGACGGCGAGCTGGTGGTCATCGACTTCCAGGACGCGCTCCAGGGCCCGCGGCAGTACGACCTGGTGGCGCTGCTGCGCGACAGCTACGTGGAGCTGGACCGCGACTTCGTCGACACGATGCTGGACCGCTACATCGACGCCTTCGAGAAGGCGGGCGGCGGGCGCATCGAGCGCGCGGCCTTCAAGGAGTTCTTCGACCTGCTCACCATCCAGCGCAAGCTCAAGGATGCGGGGCGCTTCGAGTTCATCAACCGCGTGAAGGGCAACCCTGGCTTCCTGGTCTCCATCCCTGCCTCGCTGCGCTACGTGAAGGCCGCCTTCGCGCGGCGCCCCGAGCTGCGCAAGCTGCAGGAGCTGATCAGCAAGTACGTCCCCGAGCTCTCCGCCTGA
- a CDS encoding acyl-CoA thioesterase — MSDAEPPDRYRYFLPITTRWMDNDVYGHINNVTYYSYFDTVANHYLIHEGGLDIHNSPVIGLVVESKCAYRAPLAYPDRLQAALRVDKLGNRSVTYGIAIFKEGEQQPAAHGHFVHVFVDRQSRKAVAMPERLREALARLTVT; from the coding sequence GTGTCCGATGCCGAGCCCCCAGACCGCTACCGCTACTTCCTGCCCATCACCACCCGCTGGATGGACAACGACGTCTACGGCCACATCAACAACGTCACCTACTACAGCTACTTCGACACGGTCGCGAACCACTACCTGATCCACGAGGGCGGCCTGGACATCCACAACAGCCCCGTCATCGGACTGGTCGTGGAGTCCAAGTGCGCCTATCGCGCCCCCCTGGCCTACCCCGACCGCCTTCAAGCCGCCCTGCGCGTGGACAAGCTCGGCAACCGCTCGGTGACGTACGGCATCGCCATCTTCAAGGAAGGCGAGCAGCAGCCCGCCGCCCATGGGCACTTCGTGCATGTCTTCGTCGACCGCCAGTCGCGCAAGGCGGTGGCGATGCCCGAGCGCCTGCGCGAAGCGCTCGCGCGACTCACCGTGACCTGA
- a CDS encoding pyridoxal-phosphate dependent enzyme, translating to MDIHENILTAIGHTPLVKLNKLVGPNDATVLVKCEFMNPGASIKDRMALYIIEKAEREGKLKPGGTIVENTSGNTGMGVALAAAVKGYKCIFTMPDKMSLEKINRLKALGAQVVVTPTNVPAEDPRSYYETAKRLFRETPGAFMLNQYHNPDNIEAHYKITGPEIYEQTEGKFDYFVTGLGTGGTMSGAGKFLKEKIPGLKTVGVDPVGSVYEGYFKTGKLTTPHVYKVEGIGEDMLCGAMDFKVVDDIRQVDDRQSFVAARRLAREEGIFAGGSSGAAVHVAVQLAKEIGKGKTIVTVLTDSGMVYISKFHSDEWMRDNGFLEEKGGTVRELLGDKKREVLTAKKGQKVDLVVEQMRKHGISQMPVLSDEGRPVGMVHELDLLNALVAKKIGFSDSIDAIVAPLQGMVAPETSLNRLREIFAQDNVAVVKDGEKIVGIVTKIDLIDYMHRTTA from the coding sequence ATGGACATCCACGAGAACATCCTTACGGCCATTGGCCACACGCCGCTGGTCAAGCTCAACAAGCTCGTCGGACCGAACGACGCGACGGTGCTGGTCAAGTGCGAGTTCATGAACCCGGGCGCGTCCATCAAGGACCGCATGGCGCTCTACATCATCGAGAAGGCCGAGCGGGAGGGGAAGCTCAAGCCCGGCGGCACCATCGTGGAGAACACCTCCGGCAACACGGGCATGGGCGTGGCGCTGGCGGCGGCGGTGAAGGGCTACAAGTGCATCTTCACCATGCCGGACAAGATGTCGCTGGAGAAGATCAACCGCCTCAAGGCCCTGGGCGCTCAAGTCGTCGTGACGCCGACGAACGTGCCGGCCGAGGACCCGCGCAGCTACTACGAGACGGCCAAGCGCCTGTTCCGCGAGACGCCAGGCGCGTTCATGCTCAACCAGTACCACAACCCGGACAACATCGAGGCTCACTACAAGATCACCGGTCCGGAGATCTACGAGCAGACGGAGGGCAAGTTCGACTACTTCGTGACGGGCCTGGGCACGGGCGGGACGATGAGCGGGGCGGGCAAGTTCCTCAAGGAGAAGATCCCCGGCCTGAAGACGGTGGGCGTGGACCCGGTGGGCTCGGTGTACGAGGGCTACTTCAAGACGGGCAAGCTCACCACGCCGCACGTCTACAAGGTCGAGGGCATCGGCGAGGACATGCTGTGCGGCGCCATGGACTTCAAGGTGGTGGACGACATCCGCCAGGTGGATGACCGGCAGAGCTTCGTGGCGGCGCGGCGGCTGGCGCGCGAGGAGGGCATCTTCGCGGGTGGCTCCTCGGGCGCGGCGGTACACGTGGCGGTGCAGCTGGCCAAGGAGATCGGCAAGGGCAAGACCATCGTCACGGTGCTGACGGACTCGGGCATGGTCTACATCAGCAAGTTCCACTCGGACGAGTGGATGCGCGACAACGGCTTCCTGGAGGAGAAGGGCGGCACGGTGCGCGAGCTGCTCGGGGACAAGAAGCGCGAGGTGCTCACCGCGAAGAAGGGCCAGAAGGTGGACCTGGTGGTGGAGCAGATGCGCAAGCACGGCATCAGCCAGATGCCGGTGCTCAGCGACGAAGGCCGCCCGGTGGGCATGGTGCATGAGCTGGACCTGCTCAACGCGCTGGTCGCCAAGAAGATCGGCTTCAGCGACAGCATCGACGCCATCGTGGCGCCGCTGCAGGGCATGGTGGCGCCGGAGACGAGCCTCAACCGCCTGCGGGAGATCTTCGCGCAGGACAACGTGGCGGTGGTGAAGGACGGCGAGAAGATCGTCGGCATCGTCACCAAGATCGATCTCATCGACTACATGCACCGCACCACGGCCTGA
- a CDS encoding nucleotidyltransferase family protein has product MKAMILCAGLGTRLRPLTERWPKPALPFLGQPLLRYHLAVLKAAGVTAVGINTHHLPEVMASTARAECERVGLPLHVVHEPVIQGTGGGIRGLRDFLSGDDFLVFNGDILFPVDLRPVVAAHRSSGAAATMVLMPMPPDEKYAAVEMDSGRQVRRIAGRGPGAAALSPWHFTGVHVMSPRVFDFMTPEGPEDINRDVYVRMMEAGLAVRGEVVQAYWSDLGTPSRYLATVRDVLFGQAPVDGLGEASPFAAARRGEGNWWAHPQAHLGAAKVAGPAYFGAGCVLADGARIGSAVAVGAGARVGDGARLNRVAVFEETEIAPGEELVEVLAWGTHRVPAPMGS; this is encoded by the coding sequence ATGAAGGCGATGATCCTCTGCGCGGGGTTGGGCACGCGCCTCCGCCCGCTCACCGAGCGCTGGCCCAAGCCGGCGCTGCCGTTCCTGGGCCAGCCGCTGCTGCGCTACCACCTGGCCGTGCTGAAGGCGGCGGGTGTCACGGCGGTGGGCATCAATACCCACCACCTGCCGGAGGTGATGGCGTCCACCGCCCGCGCCGAGTGCGAGCGCGTGGGGCTGCCGCTTCACGTGGTGCATGAGCCTGTCATTCAGGGCACGGGCGGAGGCATCCGCGGGCTGAGGGACTTCCTGTCCGGAGATGACTTCCTCGTCTTCAACGGCGACATCCTCTTCCCGGTGGACCTGCGCCCGGTGGTGGCGGCGCACCGGAGCTCGGGCGCTGCGGCCACGATGGTGCTGATGCCCATGCCGCCGGACGAGAAGTACGCGGCGGTGGAGATGGACTCCGGGCGGCAGGTGCGGCGGATCGCCGGGCGAGGCCCTGGCGCCGCGGCGCTGAGCCCCTGGCACTTCACGGGCGTACACGTCATGTCCCCGCGCGTCTTCGACTTCATGACGCCTGAGGGGCCCGAGGACATCAACCGCGACGTCTACGTGCGGATGATGGAGGCGGGCCTGGCGGTGCGGGGCGAGGTGGTGCAGGCGTACTGGTCGGATCTCGGCACGCCCTCGCGCTATCTGGCCACGGTGCGGGACGTGCTCTTCGGCCAGGCCCCGGTGGACGGGCTCGGCGAGGCCTCTCCCTTTGCCGCGGCGCGGCGCGGGGAGGGGAACTGGTGGGCCCATCCCCAGGCGCACCTGGGCGCCGCGAAGGTGGCGGGGCCCGCGTACTTCGGCGCGGGCTGTGTGCTCGCCGACGGGGCGCGGATTGGCTCCGCGGTCGCGGTGGGCGCGGGGGCTCGCGTCGGAGATGGCGCGCGGCTCAACCGGGTCGCCGTCTTCGAGGAGACCGAGATCGCGCCGGGCGAGGAGCTGGTGGAGGTGCTCGCCTGGGGCACGCACCGGGTGCCCGCGCCGATGGGTTCCTGA
- a CDS encoding tetratricopeptide repeat protein, whose product MSMKKQLTLGAALAMALTTPALAAPKLQLTIQGDVEVAGKEEAEAGDKAFAAGDFRSALAAYGEGFADTKDPDFLYALGQTQKALGNKAEAKSLFESYLAGAGELKYRGEAATEAGVKATKGLVGGVVNTVGGAANAVVGVVGGLASTVYTAVKVNVADKLEAGAQEVAKKGDEAYAAGKYAEARAFYDQAYEKSQQGLALFAEGMANAQAGKGAEARAALAGFLASAPKGEQADQARQMLLAMGGSPQMMAKGVSIASKMAKEAKTEATNADKAFKAGRFMEAAKFYGEAYAKKNDAVALYGKGMAQYAEGDVKEAAESFKSYLASGGKLEFKTQAEAALAASWGAE is encoded by the coding sequence ATGTCGATGAAGAAGCAGCTGACCTTGGGTGCCGCGCTGGCCATGGCCTTGACCACGCCCGCGCTGGCAGCGCCCAAGCTTCAGCTCACGATCCAGGGGGATGTCGAGGTCGCGGGCAAGGAGGAGGCGGAGGCGGGCGACAAGGCGTTCGCGGCGGGTGACTTCCGCTCCGCCCTGGCGGCCTACGGCGAGGGTTTCGCCGACACCAAGGATCCGGATTTCCTCTACGCCCTGGGCCAGACGCAGAAGGCTCTGGGGAACAAGGCCGAGGCCAAGAGCCTCTTCGAGTCCTACCTGGCCGGCGCCGGCGAGCTGAAGTACCGCGGCGAGGCGGCCACCGAGGCGGGAGTAAAGGCGACCAAGGGCCTCGTCGGCGGTGTCGTGAACACGGTGGGCGGGGCGGCAAACGCCGTTGTCGGCGTGGTGGGAGGCCTGGCCTCCACCGTGTACACCGCGGTGAAGGTGAACGTGGCCGACAAGCTGGAGGCCGGCGCGCAGGAGGTGGCCAAGAAGGGCGACGAGGCCTACGCGGCGGGCAAGTATGCCGAGGCCCGTGCCTTCTATGATCAGGCCTACGAGAAGTCCCAGCAGGGCCTGGCCCTGTTCGCCGAGGGCATGGCCAACGCCCAGGCGGGCAAGGGGGCCGAGGCCCGGGCGGCGCTCGCGGGCTTCCTCGCCAGCGCTCCCAAGGGTGAGCAGGCCGATCAGGCCCGGCAGATGCTGCTGGCGATGGGCGGCTCTCCCCAGATGATGGCCAAGGGCGTGTCGATCGCCTCGAAGATGGCCAAGGAGGCCAAGACCGAGGCCACCAACGCCGACAAGGCCTTCAAGGCCGGGCGCTTCATGGAGGCAGCGAAGTTCTACGGCGAGGCCTACGCCAAGAAGAACGATGCCGTCGCCCTCTACGGCAAGGGCATGGCGCAGTACGCCGAGGGTGACGTGAAGGAGGCCGCCGAGAGCTTCAAGAGCTACCTGGCCTCTGGCGGGAAGCTGGAGTTCAAGACCCAGGCCGAGGCGGCCCTCGCGGCCTCCTGGGGCGCTGAGTAG